The segment GCTTCCTTGGCTTGATCGAACATGCCCAAGCATCTGAGGACATCGGCTTTGATCATGATGTCCTCGACCCTGCATTGTTTCTTAGAGATCTCCTCCAGAAACTTCCTGCGCATATCCGCGGCGGCAGCCCCGTCGCCTTCGTCGTCCGCCATCCATGCGGCCCTGAGATATGCGGAAGCGGATTGGCCGTGCATCCCCTTCAAAGAACGCAAAAACGCTATTGCAGCATATCTGTTGGAGATGGAATCGTGCCTGATGATCTACCGGTACTCGGGCAGCTCGACATCCTCCTTCGTTACAGTCGTCTTCTCTGAGATGTCCTCGGCGACATATCCGCATTCGCAGCGATCGATATATCTCATGGGATCATCCCCCATGAAAATCGGTCTGGTATCCATCATGCACCCCATGGTGGAGCATGAGCATATCACGCAATAATTGGCTTCAGCTTTGCAGACGGCACATCTTTTAGAAATTTTTCTCATCGTGGTCATGCATCTCTCCCTCCTCGCTTAAGCGCCCCAATGAAAAGGCGAACCTGCATATTAATAAATCCCAAGATGGCACGCAAAATACGCACAATTCGCTATCGAGCCACAATAATAATCCAAGCGCTACAATCAAATCAGATCATAGGCCCAGTCAACTTTATATGGCGGATAACATCAACAACCAGAGTAAAAGGAGATGAGAATGGCAAGCGAATGGGAAGAACTGGAGAGGCTCAGCAAGGACGAGCTTATAATCGAGCTGGTGAGACAAAGATGGCTGTATAAGGATCTCAAGCTGCAGCTCAGATACATGTCCGAAGAGGAGGGACAATACGCCGGCGCTCCGGGACAGGTCCCCTCTAAAGAGTGGCAGAAGAAGATCGCCGATTATGTGTTCCCGAATATCGAGGACGGCGGATATGAGGACTTAATGACCTGGGGAGTCGACGAAACAGTGGGCGAGGCCCTCTTTGACGAATACTTCGAAAAGCACTTCGATGAGAATGGCAAGCGGAAGAAAGTTTGAGACTGAATCAAGGGCTTAAAAACCACAATAAGCTGTGTCGCATATCTTCTGAACCGTCCAGTATTCAGCCAAAGGTGCAGTGAGAATTTCACTTATTTACAATTCACATCCCGAACAGGATTCCTGTTACCTATATAGAGCACTATAGTCTGACCATAAATCGGACAACTGTCCAGAGCCTCTGATTAATAGTACTATAGTCCGATTTAAACACCGGTTCGAGATATGAACCTCTTCGATTCCAATGTTAATGCAATAATAATGAATTAAACCCTGAACGATGACAGACCCCTCATAATCTCTTAAGAGCTTCCTGAGCATCTTTGCGGACGGAGAAATCCTCTAACTGATCGGCGGCTTTCTGATACCATTCGCGGGCGCTCATCAACGACCGGGTGACCCCCTCTCCCCTCTCATACATAGCAGCAATATACAGCTGAGACGGCGGATCGCCGTTCTTCGCCGCTTTCTCAAGCCAAAAGAAAGCCTCTTCGTACGACTGCGGAGTGCCCGTTCCATTATAATACATGAGCCCGAGGGTGCATTGGGCTCCGGCATGTCCCTGCTCGGCCGCTTTGCCGTACCATCTCAGAGCCTCGGAATAGGACTTCCCGATGCCGATCCCCTCGCGATACATGAACGCCAAATTGTTCTGCGCGACGGCATATCCCTGCTCTGCCGATTTCATGTAAAGTTCGACGGCTTTTTCATCCGATTTCAGCACCCCTCTGCCGTTCTTGTACATGTTTCCGAGGCTGCATTGGGCGTAAGCATCGCCGGATTCGGCCGCTTTGCCGTACCAGAGCGCAGCTTCCCGGTCGGATTGCTTCACCCCTCTGCCGGCATAACACATCCATCCGTAATTGTACTCGGCCTCATGGAACCCCTGCTCCGCGGCTTTCCTGTAATATCTGGCAGACTCGGAATCCGATTGCGGGAGGCCTTGGCCTTTCTGATACATCATCCCAAGCCTGTTCTGCCCAAGAGCATCCCCTTTGTCGGTCGCTTCCGTGCACAGATCGACGGCTTCCAGATATGACTGCGGGACCCCCAGGCCTTTGGCATACATCTCGCCCAGCCTTCCTTGGGCGCGAGCGCATCCCTGGTTTGCGGCTTTCCCATACCATTCGACGGCTTTTTCATTCGATTGCGGGACTCCCCTTCCGAAGCGGTACGAGTTGCCGAGGCAGTTCTGAGCCGGAGCGTACCCCTGCTCCGCGGCTTTCCTGTACAGCAGAGCGGCCTTCTCTTCGGATTTCGGGACGCACAGGCCCTCTTCATTCATGACGCCCAGAATAGTCGTTGCCGGGAGGTCTCCGGATTCTTCCAGCTCGGAGAACCATGCGGCTGCCTCTTCATCGGTACGGAAAGAAGGCTTCCTATCGTCCATCAAGCTAGTGAATACATCATAAGTATCCGCGGAAGCTCTGCTCCTCTCATACCAGACGGCTACGGCGGCGCTCCGGATCGGAGAATACTCGCCCCCATCATCATGGCCATCTGCGCTGTCTTTTCCTCTCCCGAAGAGCCTGAACGCCATGGCTCAAAATGCAGGTCTGCGGTTAAAAGATTTCAGGGTCCGCCCCTATCATCGGTCGGAGAGATTGCAGCCATTCCCAGGAACCGTTAAGAACGCACGGATGCATCTTTTCTTATGAAAGCCAGCTGGGCACTCATCCCTGTCGTGGTCGCCGCGATCGTGGCGATTCTGGCTGGGACATTCCTCCTCCAGAACGATGACAACGGAGCTTTCGAAGCCAAACTTGTCGGCGAAGGCTCATCCAGCAGCATAAAGCTGGATGTCCCGCGCGACGAATTCTATGCCCATGGGATAGAGCTCGGAGACCGTCTGGCCCTGTGCTTCCCGGACAAAACATACTATGCCTATTTCATATGCGACCGCAGCGGAATCGCATCGCTGGACATGTATGTGAACTGCTACTCAAAAGACCAGGAAGTGGAGATCGGAATCTACGATTACGACATCAACCTCCTATTCGATTACGATATGGGAACCGAATTCACGGTCTGCAAAGAAGGCGGGAAAGCCGACTACTTCGACAAGATCCCCCACTATTCGGCGGGCTATTCCGACGACAGAGAAGACTTCAGCTCCTCCCAGGGTTACGGAAACTACCGCGAGGTGACCCAAGGCAGCTTCAAGCAGGACAGGCTTTACAGATCGGCGTCCCCGATGCAGCACAACGGGACCCGCTTCCTTTACTGCGACGAATTCCTGAGGTCCGTGGGAGCCGACTATGTGTTCTCTATCAGCATAGATATAGACGAAGTGGAAAGCTACAGATACCCGGGATCGTACGCATTCTCTCTTTACGACGAGGGGAAAGTCGTGGCGAAGAATCTCAGCCCTTCGATACTGTGCCACAAAGACGAGATACTATTCGTCATGGACACCATCCTCAGCCTGGACGGAAGCGTTGGCATATCTTGCTCCCAAGGAAAGGACCGCACCGGACTGTACTGCGCCATACTGGAATCATTGGCTGGCGCCAGCTACAAGGAGGTCCGCGACGACTATCTCCTGTCCATGTGCAACTACTGCGGCATCGCAGAAGGCAGCGAAGAATACGACACCGTAGGTTCGATGGTGATAGACCGCATTTTCTACATATTCCAGAACCCAGAAATCCTGGACCACGTCACCGATGTGGACTGGAGCGGGATGGACATAAGCGGATACGATGCGGAAGGGATAGTGACCGGCTATCTCCTCGGGATAGGGATGGACGAAGGAAAACTGAATATGCTCAAGTCCAGCCTCAGAACGGATTGACAGAGGAGCTTCCTGTCCTAAAAAGAACCTGAAGAATGGAATCTGAACTAACGCCCCTCGGCATCAAAACTAAGCCCGAATCGCTGAGCAGATATTTATCAGATGGCATCCTGTGAGATTAACGCATACCTTTGGAGCCCTAACCTCGCTAATATTGGCGGCAACAGCCCATCTCGAATCTCGCATGGCAACATCTTCTGCCCGACAACAGGTTGGATTATATAGCAAATGTACCAACTATTCTATTTTATAAGGAGATTGGACGATGACCGAACAGATGAAATTCGACAAGGTACTGGTGCCTATCGACGGTAGCGCATCTTCCAAAGCGGCTATCGATCTCGCCTTGCATTCTGCTCTGGAATTCTCGGCGACCCTCGTTTTCGTCTATGTCGTAGACATGACAAGCCTCAACAAATTCGGATCCGTAGACCCCGCCCAGGACTATTACAAAGCCAAGATCGAAGGGAACATAATCCTTGAGAGCGCCGCCAAACAGGCGG is part of the Candidatus Methanomethylophilaceae archaeon genome and harbors:
- a CDS encoding SEL1-like repeat protein translates to MAFRLFGRGKDSADGHDDGGEYSPIRSAAVAVWYERSRASADTYDVFTSLMDDRKPSFRTDEEAAAWFSELEESGDLPATTILGVMNEEGLCVPKSEEKAALLYRKAAEQGYAPAQNCLGNSYRFGRGVPQSNEKAVEWYGKAANQGCARAQGRLGEMYAKGLGVPQSYLEAVDLCTEATDKGDALGQNRLGMMYQKGQGLPQSDSESARYYRKAAEQGFHEAEYNYGWMCYAGRGVKQSDREAALWYGKAAESGDAYAQCSLGNMYKNGRGVLKSDEKAVELYMKSAEQGYAVAQNNLAFMYREGIGIGKSYSEALRWYGKAAEQGHAGAQCTLGLMYYNGTGTPQSYEEAFFWLEKAAKNGDPPSQLYIAAMYERGEGVTRSLMSAREWYQKAADQLEDFSVRKDAQEALKRL
- a CDS encoding tyrosine-protein phosphatase; translated protein: MKASWALIPVVVAAIVAILAGTFLLQNDDNGAFEAKLVGEGSSSSIKLDVPRDEFYAHGIELGDRLALCFPDKTYYAYFICDRSGIASLDMYVNCYSKDQEVEIGIYDYDINLLFDYDMGTEFTVCKEGGKADYFDKIPHYSAGYSDDREDFSSSQGYGNYREVTQGSFKQDRLYRSASPMQHNGTRFLYCDEFLRSVGADYVFSISIDIDEVESYRYPGSYAFSLYDEGKVVAKNLSPSILCHKDEILFVMDTILSLDGSVGISCSQGKDRTGLYCAILESLAGASYKEVRDDYLLSMCNYCGIAEGSEEYDTVGSMVIDRIFYIFQNPEILDHVTDVDWSGMDISGYDAEGIVTGYLLGIGMDEGKLNMLKSSLRTD